One Archangium violaceum genomic window, CCCAAGCATTCCGAGCGCTTACGAGGTAAGGGCGCGATTCTGCTGGGAGTTTCGCACCGCCCGGCGCGGTTTCGATTCCCGCCGCCTCCCTGACTCCGGGCTCCCCCGCGGAGCTACGGCCGCCAAGTGTAGGGCGGCGCGATCGTGACGTCCGTCGTGTTCGAGGCGGCCGAGGTGCCAGAATCGACGAAACCGAAGTAGGTGCCGCTCGACTTGTTCAAGCCCACGCCCCGGTATTCGATGTCACCGAGGAGCTGCGCCGTGCCCGACACCGACTGCTGGCCTTCGTAGAAGCCGAGCGGATAGAAGGTGGAGGCGACCTTGGCCGAGCCACTCACGCGGAAGCCGTTCGTCAGCACCGAAAGGCCGGTGACGGTGCCACCGGAGACGTTGCCCGACAGGACCACCGCGTGATCCTCGATGCGCGCCGAGCCGCTCACGCTCCCGCCGAGCACCTGCGCGTAGGGGCCGACGTACACGCTCGCCGGAACGCCGCTGACAACGCAGCCGCCGCCGTTCGAGTGACGCTGCGTTCCCGAAGGACAGGCGTCTTGCTTGCCACTCTTGAACCCCTCGGGCCAGGCATTCGTGAGCTGAACCATCCACGGATAGCGATGGATGGTGTTGTACATCTGATCCCAGACGATCTGCTTCTGCACGGAGGGCGTTCCAACCACGACCAGGAAGAGCGCTTCGCCGGGATTGACGCAGAAATGGAGCTCGCCGTCCGAGCCGCGCTGCAGGGCGCTATAGCGTGGCGTGGTGATGGCGCTGTCCGTGGCGACGAGGCCCCAACGCCAATCGGAGTCCGCGCCACTTTGCGTCACACCGCGGAAGGTCACGGTCACGCTCGTGGCGCCCGTGTCCGGGTACAGCCGCACGATGTTGTAGCCCCAGCGCTGCGGCGCCCAGCCGCTCGGCGTCACGAAGCGCCGATTCGTCGCGTAGTTCCCATCCAGCGGTTCGAGCTGGGTCAGCCGGAGGCGCTGCTCCGACCTCGACTTGCTCATGATCGAGCCGTACTTCGCACGATAGGTCGGACCCTGGTTGCCGCCGCTGGTCGGGGGCGGATCCTTGTAATCCCAGGTCACGTTGTGCATCGCCCACTCGCCGAAGAAGTCGTTCATCTGGCTGATGTTCCAGCCGCGCGTCTTCATGATTTGCGAGAAGGGATCGTTGCTCGGGCTGCTCGTCCAGATCTCGTTGACCGCGCTGTAGCAGTACTTGTCCTTCAAGAACTCCATGAACTGCCAGTTGCAGTAGCGATCGCGCGTCGACCCCAGATAGACGTGCGGCGCGTTCACGGACATCTCCGAGCAGTGCACCTCGTTGCGGTACTCGGGGAGCTGGTGAGGCATGAAGTTGGCGTGGCTCTCGTAAATCCAGCCACAGGTGTTCGACTGGTTGCACGTCATGCCGCCACTCACGCTCTGCACGGCATGCATGAACTCGTGCGCGAGCCCCCAGTGATCATTGAGCGCGCCGGTTCCGATCCACATTCCCATCCGCGTCGAGCTCCAGGCGCCGCCGGTGAGACCCCAGTCGGAATGAACGTGGATGCTGACCTTGGTCTTCTTCGACAGGTTGCAGAGCGGTTCCTTGAAGTAGATCGGCGCCCCGAAGTAGACCTTCCAGATGGTATTTTCGAGCGTGTCGAGCGCGGCCTGAGCCAGGGAGCTGGAGATTGACCCCGCCTTATTCACGAGAGGTGCAGGAGGATGACCGGAAAAGGAGGGTGACGCGCCTGACCTCCCGAGTGGTAGAGGGGTGTTGTTCAGACATCCACCACCACAAGGCAGGAGGCGCGTCATGGGTGAAATCCTCAACGACTTCGGGCTGGAGTTCAACGGCTCCGTGAAGCTGGAGGCGAGGGCGGAGCGGTTGACGTCGGAGGCAGGTGCGGTGCTGCTGAGGGAGGTGGACGAGCGGTTGGGGCTGACGCGCTGGCTGGGGGAGATGTTGACGGACACGCGAGACGAGAAGCGGATAACCCACTCGCTGAGGGAGTTGGTGCGCACGGACCTTCTGCTGTTGGGGCAAGGGTGGAGAGACCACGACGACGCGGACGCGCTCAGGAGGGACGCGGCGTTGAGGTTGGCGGTGTCGGACAGCAAGAGCAGCGTGCCGCTGAGGGGGAAAGAGGGGGGAGCGGAGGGGTTGGCCTCACAGCCCACCTTGTCGCGGCTGACGGCCATGTTGGCGCGAGAGGAAAACCGGAAGGTGCTGCACGAGGCGCTGGTGTGGCAGACGGGGCGGAGGCTGAGGCGCAGCAGCCCAAGGGCCAGAAGCTCAAGCAGGTGACGGTGGACGTGGACGGGTTGCCGGTGGAGGTGCATGGGCACCAGGAGGGCAGCGCGTACAACGGGCACTACGGAGTACGCATGTACCACCCGATTGTCGCCAGTCTGGCCGAGACGGGAGACCTGCTGGACGTGAGGTTGCGCGAGGGAAACGTGCACAGCGCCAATGGAGCGCTGGAATTCATCGACGAGTTGCTGGGGCGAGTGGAGAAGGAGGTGTGTGAGGTGGCGGCGGTGCGCTTCGACGCGGGCTTTCCCGAGGAGAAGCTGCTGGCGAAGCTGGAGGAGCGAGGCACGCCCTACGTGGCGCGCGTGCGCAACACCAGCGTGTTGCAGCGGGAGGCGGCGCTGCCGCGCTTCATGAATTCGGGAGTGCCGCAGGGGAGCCGGGCACCCACCTGTACGAATGGGAGTACCAGGCGCAGGGCTGGAGCCGTGCGCGGCGCGTGGTGTTGGTAGTGCTGGAGAGGAAGGACGAGCTCTTCCCGCACGCCTTCTGGCTGGTGACGAGCTGGAGCAAGGAGCAGATGCCGGCCGAGGCGCTGCTGGAGCACTACCGCCAACGCGGCACGGCGGAGGGCCACTTCGGAGAGCTCATGGACGTGCTGGCCCCGGCGCTCTCCTCGGCCAGACGGCCCAAGTCCAAGTACCGGGGGCAGCCGCCCGTCCAGCGCGCGGTGTCCATCGACGCCTTCGCCAACAACGAGGTACGCCTGTTGCTCAATGCCCTGGCCTACAACCTGGTGCACGCCGCGCGCGTGCTGATGGAGCAGGCCACGGGCGAGGGCTGGGGCTGCTCCGTGTGCGCGAGCGGGTGCTCAAAGTAGCCGCGCGGGTGCTGTTACACGCCAGAAGAGTGGTGCTGGTCATTGGCCGGGAGTCGGCCAGCCTCTGGCAGAAGCTGTGGACGAAGCTGGGCTCGCTGAGCACAGCGCAAATCACGTAGCTGCCTGGAGTCAATTGCAGCTCACGTGTCGCACTCTCCCCACTCCCCTCTCCATCTCCTCCTGCTTGCTACCCGCTGCCCCGGGGCGGGCTTCCTCTGCCTTGTGCCCGATAACTCAACCCAACGCGCTCGACCTCAGCCTTCATGCATGTCTTGAGCCAGTCGTCGCGAATATGGTGGGTTGACTCGTCCGAATAGATGGCGAAGTGCGCGGACTCCTTGATCAACTTGAAGTTCGCGTGATCCGGATCCGGTCCGCCCGCCGTCCAGGTGCCGGCGGTGCAAGCCGGCGGCGAGGTCGGGCAGTTCGTCGCCCAGGCCGTCGTCGTGGTTCCGGGATCACACGCGGCCGCTAGCTTGGACTCACCGCTGCCACTCGTGCCATCGCCAATGCACTCGCCGCCGGAGCATTCGCCGGAGACGCCCTCCTCCGCCGTCATCCCTCCGTCAAGCAAACACCCGGTTCCGAAGACGCTCACCATGAGCAGCAGGGAGGGCGTACGTAGTGTCTTGTGGGTCATCATGGTTTCTCATTTCCTTGCCAGTCAGGCGATTTGAATCCATGACGCATCCGGCCAGTTC contains:
- a CDS encoding DUF6055 domain-containing protein translates to MNKAGSISSSLAQAALDTLENTIWKVYFGAPIYFKEPLCNLSKKTKVSIHVHSDWGLTGGAWSSTRMGMWIGTGALNDHWGLAHEFMHAVQSVSGGMTCNQSNTCGWIYESHANFMPHQLPEYRNEVHCSEMSVNAPHVYLGSTRDRYCNWQFMEFLKDKYCYSAVNEIWTSSPSNDPFSQIMKTRGWNISQMNDFFGEWAMHNVTWDYKDPPPTSGGNQGPTYRAKYGSIMSKSRSEQRLRLTQLEPLDGNYATNRRFVTPSGWAPQRWGYNIVRLYPDTGATSVTVTFRGVTQSGADSDWRWGLVATDSAITTPRYSALQRGSDGELHFCVNPGEALFLVVVGTPSVQKQIVWDQMYNTIHRYPWMVQLTNAWPEGFKSGKQDACPSGTQRHSNGGGCVVSGVPASVYVGPYAQVLGGSVSGSARIEDHAVVLSGNVSGGTVTGLSVLTNGFRVSGSAKVASTFYPLGFYEGQQSVSGTAQLLGDIEYRGVGLNKSSGTYFGFVDSGTSAASNTTDVTIAPPYTWRP
- a CDS encoding transposase, with product MGEILNDFGLEFNGSVKLEARAERLTSEAGAVLLREVDERLGLTRWLGEMLTDTRDEKRITHSLRELVRTDLLLLGQGWRDHDDADALRRDAALRLAVSDSKSSVPLRGKEGGAEGLASQPTLSRLTAMLAREENRKVLHEALVWQTGRRLRRSSPRARSSSR
- a CDS encoding transposase translates to MADGAEAEAQQPKGQKLKQVTVDVDGLPVEVHGHQEGSAYNGHYGVRMYHPIVASLAETGDLLDVRLREGNVHSANGALEFIDELLGRVEKEVCEVAAVRFDAGFPEEKLLAKLEERGTPYVARVRNTSVLQREAALPRFMNSGVPQGSRAPTCTNGSTRRRAGAVRGAWCW